In the genome of Patescibacteria group bacterium, one region contains:
- a CDS encoding ATP-dependent helicase, producing the protein MTDEEKKLNSQQLEAVQYGQGPLLIIAGAGTGKTTVITERIKYLVAQGLAKPSEILALTFTDKAAREMEERVDVIMPYGFVQTWISTFHAFGDRLLRQEGLHLGLDPRYNLLTGAETVQFIRKNLFKFDLKYFRPLGNPTKFIDGLIQHFSRLKDEDINHEQYLQYVQELKIEDEERAKARELAMAFKTYEELKIKEGVFDFSDLIAYTLKLFRTRKNILKKYQEQFKYLLVDEFQDTNLAQYELLKILAPPQNQPNLTVVGDDSQSIYKFRGAAISNILQFMDDYKFAKQVILTKNYRSTQTILDHAYKLIKNNDPDTLEVKLKISKNLKKVREVKEVPLEFLHADRVENEAEMVAKQIENLKLKIKTLDYKDFAILLRANNQADPFIRALVRKGIPYQFLGPGMLFKQNEIKDLIAYLKILTDFEDSVAMYRILSLDFFDLDPRDLAAINNFAKKNNLSLFEACEQIEKIFVSPKTREKIKKIVGMIVRHLGLLKKETAGQILYFFLEDSGLLKKLSEYKNPTEARKVQNISKFFDKLKTYETDHEDASVFAVSDWIDLSMELGESPLASDLDWTEVDAVNLLTVHSSKGLEFPIVFLVNLVSQRFPTTERKEQIPIPEALIKEILPVGDYHLEEERRLFYVGMTRARDLLFLTAADYYGEGKRERKLSPFIFETMGEGVLKAKPSTSSSQLSLLEWAKPKEQPTISNLQPFTISYLSFSQIEAFNNCPLQYRYRFLQKIPVPQRAAQSFGDSVHKTLRDFYEKLKIGQKVNKEDLLSIFENNWSSLGYDSKAREVETKKEGIKMLEEFYKRADLKIVPKDLEKSFSLKMTPDLKIVGKIDRIDEHNGRLEIIDYKTGKVSSQKDIDQSLQMTIYALAISDKEFYHQKPEDLLLSFYFLETQEKKSTKRTTPDIEKAKEEIIEKAKEIAKSDFPAKPGPLCAFCDFKLICEAWQ; encoded by the coding sequence GTGACAGACGAAGAGAAAAAACTTAATTCGCAACAACTTGAGGCGGTCCAATACGGTCAGGGGCCGCTTTTAATTATTGCCGGCGCCGGTACCGGCAAAACAACCGTTATTACCGAACGGATCAAATACTTGGTAGCTCAAGGTTTGGCGAAACCCTCAGAAATCCTGGCTTTAACTTTTACCGATAAAGCCGCCAGGGAAATGGAAGAGAGAGTGGATGTGATCATGCCTTACGGTTTTGTCCAAACCTGGATTTCAACTTTCCACGCTTTCGGCGATCGTCTTTTACGGCAGGAAGGCTTACATTTGGGTTTAGATCCCCGCTATAATCTTTTAACCGGAGCTGAAACAGTTCAATTTATAAGAAAAAATCTTTTTAAATTCGATTTAAAATATTTCCGCCCCTTAGGCAATCCCACTAAATTTATTGATGGTTTAATCCAGCACTTTTCGCGGCTTAAGGACGAAGACATAAATCATGAACAATACTTGCAATATGTTCAGGAACTCAAAATTGAAGACGAAGAGAGAGCAAAGGCAAGAGAATTGGCCATGGCTTTTAAAACCTACGAAGAATTAAAAATTAAAGAGGGCGTTTTTGATTTTAGCGATTTAATTGCCTACACCTTAAAACTTTTCCGAACGAGAAAGAATATTTTAAAAAAATATCAGGAACAATTTAAATATCTTTTGGTTGATGAATTTCAGGATACGAATCTGGCGCAATATGAGCTTTTAAAGATTTTAGCCCCGCCTCAAAATCAACCCAATTTAACCGTGGTTGGCGACGATTCACAGTCAATTTATAAATTCAGGGGAGCGGCCATCTCCAATATCCTTCAATTTATGGACGATTATAAATTCGCCAAGCAGGTGATTTTGACGAAAAACTATCGTTCAACCCAAACCATTCTTGATCATGCTTATAAACTGATCAAAAACAATGACCCGGATACTTTGGAAGTGAAATTAAAAATTTCCAAAAACCTTAAAAAAGTCAGGGAAGTCAAAGAAGTGCCGCTGGAATTTCTGCATGCCGATCGGGTCGAAAATGAAGCGGAAATGGTGGCCAAACAAATTGAAAACTTAAAACTTAAAATTAAAACTTTAGATTATAAAGATTTTGCCATTCTTCTTCGGGCCAATAATCAGGCCGATCCTTTTATCAGAGCCTTGGTAAGGAAAGGTATCCCTTACCAATTTTTAGGTCCAGGGATGCTTTTCAAACAAAACGAAATTAAGGATTTAATTGCCTATCTTAAAATACTAACCGATTTTGAAGATTCGGTCGCGATGTATAGGATTTTAAGCTTGGATTTCTTTGATCTTGATCCGCGCGACTTGGCCGCTATTAATAATTTCGCCAAAAAAAACAATTTGTCTCTTTTTGAAGCCTGTGAACAAATCGAAAAAATTTTTGTTTCCCCAAAGACCCGGGAAAAAATTAAAAAAATCGTCGGGATGATTGTCAGACACTTAGGGCTTCTTAAAAAAGAAACCGCCGGACAAATTCTTTATTTCTTTTTGGAAGACAGCGGCCTTTTAAAAAAGTTGTCAGAATATAAGAATCCAACGGAAGCACGAAAGGTCCAAAATATTTCCAAGTTTTTTGACAAATTAAAAACTTACGAAACGGATCATGAAGACGCTTCGGTTTTTGCCGTTTCCGATTGGATTGATTTATCCATGGAGCTGGGTGAGTCACCCTTGGCCTCTGATCTTGATTGGACCGAGGTTGATGCCGTTAATCTCTTAACGGTTCATTCTTCCAAAGGTCTGGAGTTCCCGATTGTTTTTTTGGTTAATCTGGTTAGCCAGCGGTTTCCGACCACGGAGCGTAAAGAACAAATTCCCATCCCCGAGGCCTTAATTAAGGAAATTTTGCCGGTCGGTGATTATCACCTTGAGGAGGAAAGACGCCTCTTTTATGTCGGCATGACGCGGGCGCGCGATTTGCTTTTCTTAACCGCGGCCGATTATTACGGCGAGGGTAAAAGGGAAAGGAAACTCTCCCCGTTTATTTTTGAAACCATGGGAGAGGGAGTCCTTAAAGCAAAGCCGTCAACGTCAAGTTCCCAACTTTCCCTTTTAGAATGGGCTAAGCCCAAAGAGCAACCCACAATTTCTAACTTGCAACCTTTTACTATTTCCTATCTTTCTTTTTCCCAAATTGAGGCTTTTAATAATTGTCCTCTCCAATATCGCTATCGTTTCTTACAAAAAATTCCCGTCCCGCAAAGAGCCGCACAAAGTTTTGGCGACTCGGTTCATAAAACCCTAAGAGATTTTTACGAAAAACTCAAAATCGGCCAAAAAGTCAACAAAGAAGATCTTCTTTCCATTTTTGAAAACAACTGGTCGTCTTTGGGTTATGACAGCAAAGCTCGTGAGGTTGAAACCAAAAAAGAAGGCATCAAAATGCTGGAGGAATTTTATAAGCGTGCCGATTTAAAGATTGTTCCTAAAGATTTAGAAAAATCCTTCAGTTTAAAGATGACGCCGGATCTTAAAATCGTCGGTAAAATCGACCGTATTGATGAACATAACGGCAGGTTGGAAATTATTGATTATAAAACCGGCAAGGTAAGTTCGCAAAAAGACATTGACCAATCTTTACAGATGACAATTTACGCCTTAGCTATATCAGACAAAGAATTCTATCACCAAAAACCGGAAGATCTCCTTTTAAGTTTTTATTTTTTGGAAACGCAAGAAAAAAAATCAACCAAAAGAACGACACCCGATATAGAAAAAGCCAAAGAGGAGATTATCGAAAAAGCCAAAGAAATTGCCAAAAGCGATTTTCCGGCCAAACCCGGACCTCTTTGCGCTTTTTGCGATTTTAAATTAATCTGTGAAGCCTGGCAGTAA
- a CDS encoding NUDIX domain-containing protein, producing the protein MSGQQYPEPTAGALIFNPQGEIFLMKSYKWKNKFVMPGGHVQLGETLEQTLKREIREETGLDIYDIRFLCFHEFIFKKYFWQKRHFLFFDYTCKTKSTKVKLNSEGQEYVWINPKEALKLSVEPYTRKTIEQYLKKS; encoded by the coding sequence ATGTCAGGCCAACAATATCCCGAACCAACAGCCGGAGCGTTAATTTTTAATCCCCAAGGTGAAATCTTTCTGATGAAATCTTATAAGTGGAAAAATAAATTCGTCATGCCCGGAGGCCATGTGCAACTTGGGGAAACACTAGAACAAACCTTAAAAAGAGAAATTCGAGAAGAAACTGGATTGGATATCTATGACATTAGATTTTTGTGTTTTCATGAATTTATTTTTAAAAAATATTTTTGGCAAAAACGTCACTTTCTTTTTTTTGATTATACCTGTAAGACAAAATCTACCAAGGTTAAATTAAATTCCGAAGGTCAAGAGTATGTTTGGATTAATCCGAAAGAAGCCTTAAAACTCTCTGTCGAACCCTATACCAGAAAAACAATCGAACAATATCTGAAAAAGTCTTAG
- a CDS encoding DNA recombination protein RmuC yields MSQEVYLLTALIIAGLAVTFYLLNKKLTEIKEATRPDETLKEWLKSQQETSQLTSKAINERLDNAARVISAVQKNIGEMSEIGRGMKELQEFLKSPKLRGEIGEEVLQDLISQMFPKNSFFLQHQFKSGDKVDAAIKTDAGILPIDSKFPMENFQKMVKSETSEERERAKKDFTRDIKAHVETISRKYILPEEGTMDFALMYVPSESVYYELVQIAEITDFAKKCRVYPVSPTTLYAHLQMILLSFEGKKIETKSREVFKLLRSIQGDYEKIEGNLSVLGSHIKNAYNQMSNVLSSFSLLGQKLSSTRSLGDGEEKDKEVPKLSS; encoded by the coding sequence ATGAGCCAAGAAGTTTATCTTTTAACTGCTTTAATCATCGCCGGCCTGGCGGTGACATTTTATCTTCTTAACAAAAAATTAACGGAAATTAAAGAAGCCACAAGACCCGATGAGACTTTAAAAGAATGGCTTAAAAGCCAACAGGAAACCAGCCAATTGACCTCGAAAGCGATTAACGAAAGACTCGATAATGCGGCCCGGGTGATATCCGCGGTTCAAAAAAACATCGGGGAGATGTCGGAGATCGGCCGGGGCATGAAGGAACTTCAGGAATTTTTAAAAAGTCCCAAGCTTCGAGGCGAAATCGGCGAAGAAGTTTTACAGGATTTAATCAGCCAAATGTTTCCTAAAAACAGCTTCTTTTTACAGCACCAGTTTAAATCCGGCGACAAAGTTGATGCGGCGATTAAAACCGATGCCGGGATCTTACCCATTGATTCTAAATTTCCCATGGAAAATTTTCAGAAAATGGTGAAAAGCGAAACGAGCGAGGAAAGGGAGCGGGCCAAAAAAGATTTCACCAGAGATATTAAGGCTCATGTCGAGACGATTTCCAGAAAATATATCTTACCCGAAGAAGGGACGATGGATTTTGCTCTCATGTATGTGCCTTCGGAAAGCGTCTATTATGAACTGGTCCAGATTGCGGAAATTACCGATTTTGCCAAAAAATGCCGGGTTTATCCGGTTTCACCGACCACTCTTTATGCTCATTTACAGATGATTCTTCTTTCTTTTGAAGGTAAAAAAATCGAGACCAAATCACGGGAAGTTTTTAAACTTTTGCGGTCGATCCAGGGAGATTACGAAAAAATCGAAGGCAACCTTTCCGTTTTAGGCAGTCACATTAAAAACGCTTATAACCAAATGAGTAATGTTTTATCCTCCTTTTCACTTTTGGGCCAAAAATTATCATCAACGCGGTCACTCGGCGATGGCGAAGAAAAAGACAAAGAAGTACCCAAACTATCATCCTAA
- the metG gene encoding methionine--tRNA ligase translates to MNNKFYITTTLPYVNADPHLGFALEIVQADTIARYHRLLGDDVFFNFGTDEHGLKIYRKALEVKKDPQQYCDEYAAKFDDLKKALNLSYTNFIRTTDPHHLKTAQEFWKLCDKNGYIEKKNYRIKYCVGCELEKTDSELVDGKCPLHPNLEIEVYKEENYFFKFSKFQDKLLTFYKEHSNFVIPEVKFNEIKAFVKRGLEDFSISRLKAKMPWGIDVPGDSKHVMYVWFDALINYLSTLGWPEDLQKFKEFWPGIQVAGKDNLRQQTAIWQAMLMAAGLPNSKQIFIHGFITINGQKISKSLGNSVDPFKLVEKYGTDAVRYYLLREIPSYGDGDFSERRFKELYNADLANGLGNLVARVAKLCEKVSSPIKRTKYQISNNVKKYLDEFRFDEALKEIWIHIDAANQAIDEIKPWRLGTEELEESLEALVSFIDVFVPELEPFLPETAEKIKKQFAGPKIKSEPPLFPRIK, encoded by the coding sequence ATGAACAATAAATTCTACATTACCACAACCCTGCCGTATGTTAATGCCGACCCACACCTCGGCTTTGCTTTAGAAATCGTTCAGGCAGATACAATCGCCCGCTACCACCGCCTTTTAGGCGATGACGTCTTTTTCAATTTTGGCACGGACGAACACGGCCTAAAGATTTACAGAAAAGCTTTGGAGGTAAAAAAAGACCCACAGCAATATTGTGACGAATATGCGGCTAAGTTTGACGATCTCAAAAAGGCACTCAACCTAAGTTACACTAATTTTATAAGAACTACCGATCCTCACCATCTTAAAACGGCCCAGGAATTTTGGAAGTTATGCGATAAAAATGGCTACATCGAGAAGAAAAATTACCGGATAAAATATTGTGTTGGTTGTGAACTGGAAAAAACAGATTCGGAGCTAGTCGATGGTAAATGCCCGCTCCATCCGAATTTGGAAATTGAAGTGTATAAAGAGGAAAATTATTTCTTTAAGTTTTCGAAATTTCAGGATAAATTACTTACTTTTTATAAGGAGCATTCTAATTTTGTCATCCCGGAAGTAAAATTTAATGAAATTAAGGCTTTTGTTAAAAGAGGCCTAGAAGATTTTAGTATTTCAAGACTTAAAGCCAAAATGCCCTGGGGCATTGATGTGCCGGGCGACTCAAAGCACGTCATGTATGTCTGGTTTGACGCTTTAATTAATTATCTTTCGACGCTGGGCTGGCCGGAAGATTTACAAAAATTTAAAGAATTTTGGCCGGGAATCCAAGTCGCCGGCAAGGATAACTTGCGCCAGCAGACGGCTATCTGGCAGGCGATGCTTATGGCCGCCGGACTCCCCAACTCCAAACAGATTTTTATTCATGGGTTTATAACAATCAACGGTCAAAAAATCAGCAAGAGCTTGGGCAATAGCGTTGATCCGTTTAAACTGGTAGAAAAATACGGCACCGATGCCGTCCGTTACTATCTTTTGCGCGAAATCCCTTCTTATGGTGACGGTGATTTTTCCGAAAGAAGATTTAAAGAACTCTATAATGCCGACTTGGCCAATGGCCTGGGAAACCTGGTCGCTAGGGTAGCAAAACTTTGTGAGAAAGTTTCATCACCGATAAAAAGAACAAAATATCAAATATCTAATAATGTTAAAAAATACTTGGATGAATTCAGATTTGATGAAGCGTTAAAAGAAATTTGGATACATATAGATGCTGCCAACCAAGCAATTGATGAAATTAAACCATGGAGGTTAGGGACCGAAGAGCTCGAAGAATCGCTGGAAGCTCTTGTATCTTTTATAGATGTCTTCGTGCCTGAGCTAGAGCCTTTTCTTCCGGAAACTGCGGAAAAAATTAAAAAACAGTTTGCCGGCCCAAAAATAAAATCCGAGCCGCCGCTTTTTCCCAGAATCAAATGA
- a CDS encoding TatD family hydrolase gives MLIDTHCHLNFQAFADDLEPVIKSAHGAGIEKIINVGADLLSSQKAIEIAQKHESCFAAVGIHPHHADKLENSWEENLAKLAKQPKVIAIGECGLDYYEHENGSIIAPEIQKQIFLKQLRLAQNLNLPVIIHSRQAHDDVVSIIHKLSSIILPRGVFHCYSAGKNGIEKITQLGFYFGIDGNLTYDPGLQKVISLIPLEKILLETDSPWLTPVPFRSQRNEPKNVRIISEWLARIKNTGEKDISQTTSQNATELFNF, from the coding sequence ATGTTAATCGATACACACTGTCATCTTAATTTTCAAGCTTTCGCCGATGATCTTGAGCCGGTTATCAAATCGGCCCATGGGGCTGGAATCGAAAAAATCATTAATGTCGGTGCGGATTTGCTGTCCAGTCAAAAAGCCATTGAGATCGCCCAAAAGCATGAAAGTTGTTTTGCCGCCGTCGGCATCCATCCCCATCACGCCGATAAACTAGAAAACAGTTGGGAAGAAAATTTGGCAAAACTAGCCAAACAACCAAAGGTTATAGCTATCGGTGAATGCGGACTGGACTACTACGAGCATGAAAATGGCTCTATTATTGCGCCGGAAATTCAAAAACAAATCTTTTTAAAGCAACTTCGATTGGCCCAAAATTTAAATTTACCGGTCATCATTCATTCGCGTCAAGCTCACGACGATGTTGTTTCTATTATCCATAAACTATCATCTATCATCCTGCCCCGCGGCGTTTTTCATTGTTATTCCGCCGGTAAAAACGGTATTGAAAAGATTACCCAACTTGGATTTTACTTCGGAATTGACGGGAATTTAACTTATGATCCCGGCTTACAAAAAGTAATAAGCTTAATTCCTCTAGAAAAAATTCTTTTGGAAACCGACTCGCCCTGGTTAACCCCTGTTCCTTTCAGAAGTCAGCGCAACGAGCCGAAAAATGTTAGAATTATAAGTGAATGGCTGGCGAGAATTAAAAATACAGGCGAAAAAGATATTAGTCAAACAACCAGCCAAAACGCAACGGAATTATTTAATTTTTAG
- a CDS encoding glycosyltransferase: MLISVVIPAYNEEKYLPLTLKALQNQLHPNFDFEIIVADAESSDKTVEIAKEFGAKVIIVPKINPATARQKAVEISRGEIIACIDADTIVPQGHLQNLVWEFTKDPQIVGLSGLIEGSGGRPWLNFLYKVGNNFFSKLNYLLGRTGFQGQSFAFKKSAFRKIGGFNTQLHTGEDFDLGIRMSKVGKVKFINKTFGISSTRRAKEGLFKAMFRGFASYLAVVWKITFFKKEKEEFPSVR; this comes from the coding sequence ATGTTGATTTCTGTCGTCATTCCTGCCTATAATGAAGAAAAATATTTACCCTTAACGCTTAAGGCTTTACAAAATCAACTCCATCCGAATTTTGACTTTGAAATAATTGTGGCTGATGCAGAGTCTTCAGATAAAACCGTCGAAATTGCCAAAGAATTTGGGGCCAAAGTTATTATCGTTCCGAAAATCAACCCCGCGACTGCCCGACAAAAAGCCGTCGAAATTTCCCGGGGAGAAATTATTGCCTGTATTGATGCTGATACCATTGTTCCTCAGGGTCATCTTCAAAATTTAGTTTGGGAATTTACCAAGGATCCGCAGATTGTTGGTCTTTCCGGTTTAATTGAGGGTTCCGGCGGACGTCCCTGGTTGAATTTTCTTTATAAGGTCGGAAACAATTTTTTTTCTAAACTTAACTATCTTTTGGGCAGAACCGGTTTTCAGGGCCAAAGTTTTGCTTTTAAAAAATCAGCCTTCCGAAAAATCGGCGGCTTTAATACGCAATTACATACGGGTGAAGATTTTGATTTGGGAATTAGAATGTCCAAGGTCGGCAAAGTCAAATTTATCAACAAAACTTTTGGGATTTCCTCAACCAGACGAGCCAAGGAGGGACTTTTTAAGGCCATGTTCCGTGGTTTCGCGTCTTATTTGGCGGTTGTTTGGAAAATCACTTTTTTCAAAAAAGAAAAAGAAGAGTTCCCTTCTGTCCGCTAA
- a CDS encoding glycosyltransferase family 2 protein produces the protein MKWIFEQYPEKTHRALEILLPLISWGLITMPFWLSFWHPALVAYFVIGFDVYWFYKSATLAINALRSYLTLSAHVKVDWLTQAKKIPGWNNIYHAIIIPEYKEPLSVLKETLDSLSQQDYPLDKIFVVLATEARDKEALETARKLKASFDRRFAGFLVTEHPVIKGEVAGKSSNMAWAGKILVKELQKKGLDLKNVTVTSCDSDILLHPKYFSSLTFHFLSDPDRFFHFYQPVIMFYSNIWRVPLPSRVLNTIYSITNLANLSQDSLRLINFSTYSLSLATVAEVGFWGIDIIPEDYHLFFKTYFAKGEKVRIKPIFLPALADAAESRGFFRTMVNQYEQNKRWAWGISDDPWILKNCFLHTEIPLWNRMLRLFNVLEQHLLWPTNWFILTLGSSLPPLINPFFGKTVLGHNLARISSTILTICLIFLVVLILLDLRLKPPRPKEFARWKIPTLFLQWVTLPIVSLFLSALPGLDAHTRLLLGKRLEYRVTEKV, from the coding sequence ATGAAGTGGATTTTCGAGCAATATCCGGAAAAAACCCACCGAGCTTTGGAAATTTTACTGCCTCTAATTTCCTGGGGCTTAATCACCATGCCCTTCTGGTTGTCTTTCTGGCATCCGGCTCTGGTCGCTTACTTTGTTATTGGCTTTGACGTCTACTGGTTTTATAAATCAGCCACCCTGGCCATCAACGCCTTAAGATCATATTTAACCCTGTCCGCTCACGTTAAAGTTGATTGGCTAACACAAGCCAAAAAAATTCCCGGCTGGAACAATATTTATCATGCCATTATTATTCCCGAATATAAGGAGCCCCTCTCGGTTTTAAAGGAAACCCTCGACAGTTTATCTCAACAGGATTATCCTCTGGACAAGATTTTTGTCGTCTTGGCCACAGAAGCCAGAGATAAAGAAGCTTTGGAAACAGCAAGAAAATTAAAAGCCTCTTTTGACCGACGTTTTGCCGGTTTTTTGGTCACCGAACATCCGGTTATTAAAGGTGAAGTTGCCGGTAAATCTTCGAATATGGCCTGGGCGGGAAAAATTTTAGTCAAAGAACTTCAAAAAAAAGGTTTAGACCTTAAAAATGTCACCGTGACTTCCTGCGACAGCGATATCTTACTTCATCCTAAATATTTTTCTTCCTTAACCTTTCATTTTCTTTCTGATCCAGATCGTTTTTTTCATTTTTATCAACCAGTCATTATGTTTTATTCAAATATCTGGCGCGTCCCCTTACCCAGTCGGGTCTTAAACACTATCTATAGTATTACGAATCTAGCCAATCTAAGCCAAGACAGTCTTCGCCTGATCAACTTTTCGACCTATTCGCTTTCTTTGGCCACGGTCGCTGAGGTCGGTTTTTGGGGGATTGATATCATCCCTGAAGATTATCATCTTTTTTTCAAAACCTATTTTGCCAAAGGCGAGAAGGTCAGAATTAAACCTATTTTTCTTCCGGCTTTGGCCGACGCGGCCGAATCACGGGGTTTTTTCCGAACCATGGTTAATCAATATGAGCAAAATAAACGCTGGGCCTGGGGCATTTCGGATGATCCCTGGATTCTTAAAAATTGTTTTCTCCACACGGAAATTCCCCTTTGGAACAGAATGCTTCGTTTGTTTAATGTGTTGGAACAGCATCTTCTTTGGCCGACCAATTGGTTTATCTTAACCCTAGGTTCCAGTCTTCCTCCTTTAATTAATCCCTTTTTTGGCAAAACGGTTTTGGGACATAATTTAGCCAGAATTTCTTCAACAATTTTAACTATTTGTTTGATTTTCCTTGTGGTTCTTATTCTTTTAGATTTGCGCTTAAAACCCCCAAGGCCCAAAGAATTTGCCCGTTGGAAAATTCCCACACTTTTTTTACAATGGGTGACTCTGCCAATTGTCTCTTTGTTTCTTTCGGCTCTTCCGGGTTTAGATGCCCACACAAGGTTACTTTTGGGGAAAAGATTGGAATACCGCGTCACGGAAAAGGTATAA
- a CDS encoding glycosyltransferase family 39 protein — MGWETFINFLNNHTPLFYLNQSLWRDEAFSVLISEAPIIQLLKSAASDFNPPLYYLLLHFWMKIFGNGEMAIRLLSYLFHLALVYLGYKFAQKLRLSKFITTFLLLTIFFNPMLIYFAFEARMYSLLALLATASMYFFYLKNWQPYVLVTALGLWTQPFMVFVILSQGLYLLLTKTFKKEHLWAFLASFLLFSPWIPIIFRQFGRSGPMWIWPINWTTVATILGNLLTSYEGTPWGLWQKMTLLSVILLILTFPVLNEAKKSRGSKKPTDFYLLLLCWLYLPVFLVLLLSYFKPLYVNRYLIFTTVAEIFLVSISLSLMKKEVLRRFLAFSFLIFIVLFNLWFPTKHQKTDIRLTFREIGKMAKTTDLIYARTPLTFFEANYYFPDRSRVFLYNPNHLAVPFYAGAALLPQNKMKDFIPLYPGRAFLINDDATYEIVSER; from the coding sequence ATGGGATGGGAAACCTTTATCAATTTTTTAAATAATCACACCCCGCTTTTTTATCTTAACCAATCGCTTTGGCGAGATGAGGCTTTTTCGGTTTTAATAAGCGAAGCGCCGATAATTCAGCTCCTTAAATCGGCGGCCAGTGATTTCAACCCTCCTCTTTATTACCTTCTTTTGCATTTTTGGATGAAAATTTTCGGCAACGGCGAAATGGCGATTCGCCTACTTTCTTATCTTTTCCATCTTGCCTTAGTTTACCTAGGCTATAAATTTGCCCAAAAATTGAGATTATCAAAATTTATAACAACTTTTCTTCTTTTAACTATTTTTTTTAATCCGATGTTGATTTATTTTGCTTTCGAGGCTCGGATGTATTCTCTTTTGGCTTTATTGGCAACAGCTTCCATGTACTTTTTCTATCTTAAAAATTGGCAACCTTATGTTTTGGTAACCGCCTTGGGTCTTTGGACTCAACCCTTTATGGTTTTTGTTATCTTAAGTCAGGGGCTTTATCTTCTTCTGACTAAAACTTTCAAAAAGGAACATCTTTGGGCTTTTTTAGCCAGTTTTTTGCTTTTTTCTCCATGGATACCGATTATTTTTAGACAATTTGGCCGCTCCGGACCAATGTGGATTTGGCCGATCAATTGGACAACCGTCGCGACAATCTTGGGAAACTTATTGACGAGTTATGAAGGAACGCCGTGGGGTCTCTGGCAGAAAATGACCCTCCTTTCAGTTATTCTCCTTATTCTGACTTTCCCTGTTTTAAACGAGGCGAAAAAATCACGGGGATCAAAAAAACCGACGGATTTTTATCTGCTGCTTCTCTGTTGGCTTTATCTCCCCGTCTTTTTGGTCCTTTTGTTGTCCTATTTTAAACCTCTTTATGTCAACCGCTATTTAATTTTTACAACCGTCGCCGAAATTTTCCTAGTAAGCATCAGTCTTTCGCTTATGAAAAAAGAAGTTCTTCGTCGTTTTTTGGCTTTTTCGTTTTTAATTTTTATCGTCCTTTTTAACCTCTGGTTTCCGACCAAACACCAAAAAACCGACATCCGGTTAACTTTCAGGGAAATTGGGAAAATGGCCAAAACGACCGATTTAATTTATGCGAGAACTCCGTTGACTTTTTTTGAAGCCAACTATTATTTTCCCGACCGTTCCCGTGTTTTTCTTTATAATCCAAATCATCTTGCGGTACCCTTTTATGCCGGCGCCGCCTTATTGCCTCAAAACAAAATGAAAGATTTTATTCCTCTTTATCCAGGGCGGGCTTTTTTAATTAATGACGACGCTACCTATGAAATTGTTTCCGAAAGATAA